From a single Mobula birostris isolate sMobBir1 chromosome 13, sMobBir1.hap1, whole genome shotgun sequence genomic region:
- the LOC140208286 gene encoding uncharacterized protein — MAHQRVHTGERPFTCSVCGKGFIKSSKLKIHQRVHTGERPFTCSDCGKGFTQSSSLLIHQQFHTGERPFICSVCGKGFTRSADLDRHHQVHTGEKPFTCPDCGKGFTLLSQLRRHQSVHTGERPLTCSDCGKGFTRSSQLLAHQRVHNGERPFTCSDCGKGFIKSSKLKIHQRLHTGERPFICSDCGKGFTQSSSLLIHQQFHTEERPFTCSVCGNGFTRSADLHRHHQFHTGEKPFTCPDCGKGFTLLSHLRRHQSVHTGEKPFTCSECGKGFIQSSQLWAHLRVHTGEWPFTCSDCGKGFTRSSTLIAHQRVHTGERPFTCSVCGKGFARSADLHRHHQFHTGEKPFTCPDCGKGFTLLFHLRRHQSVHTGKRSFTCSVCGKGFNQSSHLLRHQQVHTGERPFTCSVCGKGFAQSSHLLRHQQVHTG; from the coding sequence atggctcaccagcgagttcacaccggggagcggccgttcacctgctcagtctgtgggaagggattcattaaatcatctaaactgaagatacatcagcgagttcacactggagagaggccgttcacctgctcagactgtgggaagggattcactcaatcatccagtCTACTGATACACCAgcaatttcacactggggagagaccgttcatctgctcagtctgtgggaagggattcactcgatcagctGACCTTGATAGACACcaccaagttcacactggggagaagccgttcacctgcccagactgtgggaaaggattcactttatTATCTCAACTacggagacaccagtcagttcatactggggagaggccgctcacttgctcagactgtgggaagggattcactcggtcatcccaactactggcacatcagcgagttcacaacggggagcggccgttcacctgctcggactgtgggaagggatttattaaatcatctaaactgaagatacatcagcgacttcacactggagagaggccattcatctgctcagactgtgggaagggattcactcaatcatccagcCTACTGATACACCAGCAATTTCACACTGAGGAGAGaccgtttacctgctcagtctgtgggaatggattcactcgatCAGCTGACCTTCATAGACACCACcaatttcacactggggagaagccgttcacctgcccagactgtgggaaaggattcactttatTATCTCACCTACGGaggcaccagtcagttcacactggggagaagccattcacctgctcagaatgtgggaagggattcattcagtcatcccaGCTATGGGCACAtctgcgagttcacactggggagtggccgttcacctgctcagactgtgggaagggattcactcgatcatccaccctaatagcacaccagcgagttcacactggagagagaccattcacttgctcagtctgtgggaagggattcgctcgaTCAGCCGACCTTCATAGACACCACcaatttcacactggggagaagccgttcacctgcccagactgtgggaaaggattcactttattatttcacctacggagacaccagtcagttcacaccgggaagaggtcgttcacctgctcagtgtgtgggaagggattcaatcagtcatctcatctgctgaggcatcagcaagttcacactggggagaggccgttcacctgctcagtgtgtgggaagggattcgctcagtcatctcatctactgagacaccagcaagttcacactgggtag